One stretch of Oncorhynchus clarkii lewisi isolate Uvic-CL-2024 chromosome 3, UVic_Ocla_1.0, whole genome shotgun sequence DNA includes these proteins:
- the LOC139385586 gene encoding collagen alpha-3(VI) chain-like, giving the protein MRKHRMLALCALLGVLFAGLLPKLDAQEEAQESADLVLLIDGSENVGAANFPRVRDLAMKVIEGLDVGRDTIRVAVALYSVDPEVQFFLNTYENKADVLDAVKAIQFTGNNEANLGAALEKVAESLLSPASGGRAEEGVPQALVVISAGPSNDDFSAGDRALKAASVITFGVVVGGTATAELETIATDKSFVLSAPDFRAVASMGDQLLPYVNGVAQGTIVVLNEFTEALEVGKRDIIFLIDSTMGATTINSLCEFIKRFVDTMPIGPDQVQVGVAQFSNAARLEIDLNSYGSKEDLNAALGRLKPRPGQVVNIGVALDFVRTNMLRGEKGSRIQQGVPQLVLLMTSKKSSDSVGQAAEALQRMGVLTLAAGSKTANEQELKQIAIDESLVFMLKDFRTLLRNPRMIVSLLSTLSGVVVTEEPTEPVVEITTVQTQRVVRDIVFMVDGSSYIGGANLPYVRDFIVGVVNLLDVRPDRVRIGLMQFAENPKIEFYLNTHKTKQDVLARVDQLRLMGGSALNTGAAMDYALTNMFQASTGSRKRQGVQQVLLLITGGPSQDEVKKIADKVAVAGVLTFTVSAGQADEAYLKTVAFVPNLAYHESRFSSLPNVVEQIMTPLITVVGDTDISVTDIEITKEPAVAGGERDVAFLIDGSDNVRADFPYIRDFIIKVIEPLDIGQDRVRISVVQHSERPASNFYLNTYKDKAEVLRAVNDLRLAGGRSLNTGMALKFMKDTILSPVHGSRAAQNVPQFLIVLTGGKSNDSVKESASALKTDGVVPFGVGVKDADPKQIEAISHNPSFAFNVKEFSQLNMVQQRLNSYVSLPKEELKVILDQASVHAYAISVHTDAVKRDIVFLLDGSDGTRSGFPAVRDFIQSIVGKLSVEENRDRVSVVQYADKPEAHFYLNSHKTKDAIINAISKMRHKGGRSLNTGAALQFVRHRVFTASSGSRRLEGVPQILILLTSKKSRDDVKGPAVALKDLEIVSLGVGVGDANVRELEMISFQPGFTYQVTEFSELPTIQPQLVAALKSLSKDTEESVAPGIPDVTPGIPDLVDAAQRDIVFLLDGSDDTRSGFPAMLGFVQRVVENVNVGENKDRVSVVQYSRNPEAHFLLNTYPEKQSVLSSIRSLKHKGGRPLNTGAALQYVKDNIFTSSSGSRGQEGVPQILILLSGGRSQDDVGGAAVALKQNRIVPFCIG; this is encoded by the exons ATGAGGAAACACCGGATGTTAGCGCTGTGCGCTCTTCTGGGCGTACTTTTTGCAGGACTGCTGCCCAAACTTGACGCTCAAGAGGAAG CACAAGAGTCAGCTGACCTTGTACTCTTAATTGACGGATCTGAGAATGTTGGAGCGGCCAACTTCCCCCGTGTGCGCGATTTGGCTATGAAAGTCATTGAGGGCCTTGATGTGGGCAGGGACACAATTCGGGTGGCCGTGGCTCTGTACAGCGTGGACCCCGAGGTTCAGTTCTTTCTAAATACCTATGAGAACAAAGCCGATGTCCTGGATGCAGTGAAGGCCATTCAGTTCACAGGCAACAATGAGGCTAACCTTGGAGCCGCCTTGGAGAAAGTCGCTGAGAGCCTGTTGAGTCCGGCATCAGGGGGCAGGGCAGAGGAGGGGGTGCCCCAAGCTCTGGTGGTTATCAGTGCTGGACCGTCCAATGACGATTTCAGTGCGGGTGACCGGGCTCTTAAGGCAGCAAGTGTTATCACGTTTGGCGTAGTGGTCGGCGGCACGGCCACCGCCGAGCTGGAGACTATCGCCACAGACAAGAGCTTTGTTCTGTCGGCCCCCGATTTCAGGGCAGTGGCAAGCATGGGTGACCAGCTGCTACCATACGTTAACGGGGTGGCCCAGGGTACCATTGTCGTTCTGAATGAATTCACAGAAG CCTTGGAAGTGGGAAAAAGGGACATCATTTTTCTCATTGACAGCACTATGGGTGCCACAACGATCAACTCTCTTTGTGAGTTTATCAAAAGGTTTGTTGACACCATGCCAATCGGACCGGACCAAGTGCAAGTAGGTGTGGCCCAGTTCAGCAACGCTGCCAGACTTGAGATAGACCTGAACTCATATGGATCCAAGGAGGACCTGAATGCGGCACTGGGAAGACTCAAGCCAAGACCGGGACAAGTGGTGAACATCGGGGTGGCCCTGGACTTTGTGAGGACCAACATGCTGAGGGGTGAAAAGGGGAGTCGTATTCAGCAGGGTGTGCCCCAGCTGGTGCTGTTGATGACCAGTAAAAAGTCCAGTGACAGTGTGGGGCAGGCTGCTGAGGCACTGCAGCGCATGGGGGTTCTGACCCTGGCCGCTGGCTCTAAGACTGCCAATGAGCAGGAGCTGAAGCAGATTGCCATTGATGAGAGTTTGGTGTTCATGCTGAAGGACTTCCGCACATTGCTTCGCAACCCAAGGAtgattgtctctctcctctccactctatcTGGGGTTGTGGTGACTGAGGAACCCACAGAGCCAG TGGTTGAAATTACAACAGTGCAGACCCAGCGAGTAGTCAGAGACATCGTCTTTATGGTGGATGGCTCTAGCTACATTGGGGGTGCCAATCTTCCATATGTGCGGGATTTCATTGTCGGCGTGGTAAACCTGCTGGACGTGCGGCCCGACAGGGTGCGCATTGGGCTTATGCAGTTTGCAGAGAACCCAAAGATCGAATTctacctgaacacacacaaaacaaagcaAGATGTGCTGGCTAGAGTTGATCAGCTCAGGCTAATGGGAGGATCTGCTTTGAACACTGGAGCGGCTATGGATTATGCCCTTACCAACATGTTCCAGGCCTCGACTGGGTCACGTAAGAGGCAGGGTGTCCAACAGGTTCTTCTCCTGATCACTGGAGGCCCATCCCAGGATGAGGTTAAAAAGATTGCAGACAAAGTGGCTGTGGCGGGTGTACTGACCTTCACAGTCAGTGCCGGCCAGGCAGATGAGGCCTACTTGAAGACGGTCGCTTTCGTCCCAAACTTGGCTTACCATGAAAGCAGATTTTCTAGCCTACCAAATGTTGTTGAACAGATCATGACTCCTTTGATTACTGTGGTCGGCGACACCGACATCTCAGTAACAGACATCGAAATAACCAAGGAACCTG CAGTTGCTGGAGGCGAGAGGGATGTTGCATTCCTGATTGACGGCTCGGATAATGTCCGAGCAGATTTCCCCTACATCCGGGACTTTATCATCAAAGTCATTGAGCCTCTTGATATTGGACAAGATAGAGTACGGATTTCAGTTGTCCAACATAGTGAGAGGCCAGCTTCCAACTTCTACCTGAATACATATAAGGATAAGGCTGAAGTGTTAAGGGCTGTTAATGATCTAAGACTGGCCGGTGGAAGGAGTCTAAACACCGGAATGGCCTTGAAATTCATGAAGGACACTATCCTGTCTCCGGTTCATGGTAGCCGTGCGGCCCAAAATGTCCCCCAGTTTTTGATCGTTTTGACCGGAGGCAAGTCAAATGATAGTGTGAAGGAATCTGCTAGCGCTTTAAAGACCGATGGAGTGGTACCGTTTGGCGTTGGTGTCAAGGATGCAGACCCTAAGCAAATCGAGGCCATTTCTCACAACCCATCCTTTGCTTTCAATGTGAAGGAATTCAGCCAGCTCAATATGGTACAACAAAGGCTCAATAGCTATGTGAGCCTTCCCAAGGAAGAGCTGAAGGTCATTCTGGACCAAG CCTCGGTTCATGCTTATGCTATCTCAGTTCATACTGATGCTGTGAAAAGAGATATTGTATTCCTGCTGGATGGTTCTGATGGCACAAGGAGTGGATTCCCAGCAGTGCGAGATTTTATTCAAAGTATAGTGGGTAAACTATctgtggaggagaacagagacagagttTCTGTGGTTCAGTACGCTGACAAACCAGAGGCCCATTTCTATCTAAACTCTCACAAAACAAAGGATGCCATTATTAATGCCATAAGTAAAATGAGGCACAAGGGTGGAAGGAGCCTAAACACTGGGGCAGCTCTCCAGTTTGTAAGACACCGTGTCTTTACAGCCTCCTCTGGCAGTAGACGACTGGAAGGTGTGCCCCAGATTCTGATCCTTTTGACTAGCAAGAAATCCAGAGATGATGTTAAGGGTCCTGCTGTAGCTCTTAAAGATCTGGAAATTGTGTCATTGGGGGTCGGAGTTGGGGACGCCAATGTCCGTGAATTGGAAATGATTTCCTTCCAACCTGGTTTCACATACCAGGTCACCGAGTTCTCTGAGCTGCCCACAATCCAGCCACAGCTTGTTGCTGCGCTTAAAAGCCTGTCGAAAGACACCGAAGAATCAGTAGCTCCTGGGATTCCTGATGTGACACCTGGGATTCCTGATTTAGTAG ATGCTGCACAGAGAGACATAGTGTTCCTTTTGGATGGATCTGATGATACTAGGAGTGGATTTCCAGCCATGCTTGGCTTTGTTCAAAGAGTAGTGGAAAACGTCAATGTTGGAGAGAACAAAGATCGAGTTTCTGTGGTCCAGTACAGCCGAAATCCAGAGGCCCATTTCTTACTGAACACATATCCAGAAAAACAAAGTGTTCTAAGTTCTATTCGAAGCCTAAAGCACAAAGGGGGTAGACCACTCAACACTGGGGCAGCCCTCCAATATGTAAAGGACAACATCTTTACTTCCTCCTCTGGAAGCAGAGGCCAAGAAGGCGTCCCTCAGATACTGATACTGCTGAGTGGTGGCAGATCTCAAGATGATGTTGGAGGTGCTGCTGTTGCTTTGAAACAGAACAGAATTGTACCATTCTGTATTG GTTGA